The Streptomyces europaeiscabiei genome window below encodes:
- a CDS encoding glycosyltransferase: MHVLVVHNRYASAQPSGENKVVDQEVALLRGAGHRVEVFERRSDDIAARSLLGKAALPLLVPWNPGVRRELAGRLRRERPDVVHVHNVFPLLSPAVLAACADVGVPAVATLHNYTQVCPPGTLQRDGRPCTECVGSAPLPAVRHGCYRNSKLATVPLAVSLSVNRRRWWSGVERFFCISAAQREVLVRSGMPAERLAVKHNFVPDPGACRSGTGEHLLYLGRLAEAKGVRLLMAAWDELAADGGVGVPLVIAGTGPLEPEVTAWAAGRDDVRYVGLYDTAECRKAVARSVAVVAPSTWLEAFGLVVVEAMAAGVPVVAAGHGAFVELVEDGVTGLLHRPGEPASLASCLRRITDGVVRNREMGQAARRRYERDFSPAVGLEHLLEEYRTAIAGRSGGGDSPPSAGDNSTGSRRGHSRERDGGSR, translated from the coding sequence ATGCACGTCCTCGTGGTGCACAACCGCTACGCCTCGGCGCAGCCGAGCGGGGAGAACAAGGTCGTCGACCAGGAGGTGGCGCTGCTGCGCGGGGCCGGCCACCGGGTCGAGGTGTTCGAGCGGCGCAGCGACGACATCGCCGCCCGGTCCCTGCTGGGCAAGGCGGCGCTACCGCTGCTGGTGCCGTGGAACCCGGGGGTCCGCAGGGAGCTCGCCGGCCGGCTTCGCCGCGAGCGGCCGGACGTGGTGCACGTCCACAACGTCTTCCCGCTCCTGTCGCCGGCGGTGCTGGCCGCCTGCGCCGACGTCGGCGTGCCCGCCGTCGCCACGCTGCACAACTACACCCAGGTCTGCCCGCCCGGCACGCTGCAGCGGGACGGCCGGCCGTGCACCGAGTGCGTCGGGTCCGCGCCGCTGCCCGCCGTCCGGCACGGCTGCTACCGCAACTCCAAGCTCGCGACGGTGCCGCTCGCGGTCAGCCTGTCGGTCAACCGGCGGCGGTGGTGGTCCGGCGTGGAGCGGTTCTTCTGCATCTCCGCGGCGCAGCGCGAGGTGCTGGTGCGGTCGGGGATGCCGGCCGAGCGGCTGGCGGTGAAGCACAACTTCGTGCCCGACCCGGGCGCCTGCCGCTCGGGCACCGGCGAGCACCTGCTCTACCTCGGCCGGCTCGCGGAGGCCAAGGGCGTGCGGCTGCTCATGGCCGCGTGGGACGAACTCGCCGCCGACGGCGGGGTGGGCGTCCCGCTCGTGATCGCCGGTACGGGGCCGCTGGAGCCGGAGGTGACCGCCTGGGCGGCGGGCCGGGACGACGTCCGCTACGTCGGCCTCTATGACACGGCGGAGTGCCGGAAGGCCGTCGCGCGGTCGGTCGCCGTGGTGGCTCCCTCGACATGGCTGGAGGCGTTCGGCCTGGTGGTCGTGGAGGCGATGGCGGCGGGGGTCCCGGTCGTCGCCGCCGGTCACGGCGCCTTCGTGGAACTCGTCGAGGACGGGGTGACCGGGCTGCTGCACCGGCCGGGTGAGCCCGCCTCGCTCGCGTCGTGCCTGCGCCGGATCACGGACGGGGTGGTCCGCAACCGGGAGATGGGCCAGGCGGCCCGGCGCCGATACGAGCGGGACTTCAGCCCGGCCGTCGGGCTGGAGCACCTGCTGGAGGAGTACCGCACCGCGATCGCGGGTCGGTCCGGCGGCGGGGACAGCCCGCCGTCGGCAGGGGACAACAGCACTGGCTCGCGGCGGGGGCACTCGCGCGAGCGGGATGGGGGCAGTAGATGA
- a CDS encoding class I SAM-dependent methyltransferase yields MTRCRLCGSGALASVVDLGATPPCESFLAADQLDLPEPAYPLHLRVCTDCWLAQIPPLITPEETFKEYAYFSSFSTSWVEHARTFVADAVERVGLGPDAFVVEVASNDGYLLRHVVDRGIRCLGIEPSVNVGAAARNAGVPTLTEFLDPTTGADVRAEHGPADLVVANNVYAHIPDVVGFTRGLRALVADDGWVSIEVQHLLTLIEENQYDTIYHEHFQYYTVASAIRALASGGLALVDVELLPTHGGSIRLWARPAEVAGEPARRVADVLDREKAAGLQELSGYTEFSARVAKVRRDLLRFLIEAAERGETVVGYGAPGKGNTLLNHCGIRPDLLPYTVDRNPYKHGRFTPGTRIPILPPEQIAADEPDYVLVLPWNLRAELVEQLSFVHAWGGRLVFPIPELSIVEVKA; encoded by the coding sequence ATGACACGATGCCGACTCTGCGGCTCGGGGGCGCTGGCGAGCGTCGTCGATCTGGGGGCGACCCCGCCGTGTGAGAGCTTTCTCGCCGCGGACCAACTGGACCTGCCGGAGCCGGCGTACCCGCTGCACCTGCGGGTCTGCACCGACTGCTGGCTCGCGCAGATCCCTCCGCTGATCACGCCGGAGGAGACGTTCAAGGAGTACGCCTACTTCTCCTCCTTCTCGACCTCCTGGGTGGAGCACGCGCGCACGTTCGTCGCCGACGCCGTGGAGCGGGTGGGGCTCGGCCCCGACGCCTTCGTGGTCGAGGTCGCGAGCAACGACGGGTACCTGCTGAGGCACGTGGTGGACCGGGGGATCCGCTGCCTCGGCATCGAGCCCTCGGTGAACGTCGGCGCCGCGGCACGGAACGCGGGTGTGCCCACGCTCACGGAGTTCCTTGACCCGACCACCGGCGCCGACGTCCGCGCCGAGCACGGCCCGGCGGACCTGGTCGTGGCCAACAACGTGTACGCGCACATCCCCGACGTCGTCGGGTTCACCCGGGGGCTGCGCGCCCTGGTGGCCGACGACGGCTGGGTCTCCATCGAGGTGCAGCACCTGCTGACCCTGATCGAGGAGAACCAGTACGACACGATCTACCACGAGCACTTCCAGTACTACACGGTCGCGTCCGCGATCCGGGCGCTGGCCAGCGGTGGACTCGCGCTCGTGGACGTCGAGCTGCTGCCCACGCACGGCGGCTCCATCCGGCTGTGGGCCCGCCCGGCCGAGGTGGCCGGCGAGCCGGCCCGGCGGGTGGCCGACGTGCTGGACCGGGAGAAGGCCGCAGGACTGCAGGAGCTGTCCGGGTACACCGAGTTCTCCGCCCGGGTGGCCAAGGTGCGGCGGGACCTGCTGCGGTTCCTCATCGAGGCGGCCGAGCGCGGCGAGACGGTCGTCGGCTACGGCGCCCCGGGCAAGGGCAACACCCTGCTCAACCACTGCGGCATCCGGCCCGACCTGCTCCCGTACACGGTCGACCGCAACCCCTACAAGCACGGCAGGTTCACCCCGGGTACCCGCATCCCGATCCTGCCGCCCGAGCAGATAGCCGCCGACGAACCGGACTACGTCCTCGTCCTGCCGTGGAATCTGCGGGCCGAACTGGTCGAGCAGCTGTCCTTCGTGCACGCCTGGGGCGGCCGACTGGTCTTTCCGATACCGGAACTGAGCATTGTCGAGGTCAAGGCATGA
- a CDS encoding glycosyltransferase family protein: protein MKVVLFCGGYGLRMRSGASDDVPKPMAMVGPRPLIWHVMRYYAYFGHTEFILCLGYGAHHIKDFFLNYEETTSNDFVLRGGRTELLSTDIASWTITFAQTGIESPIGERLRRVRHHLDGDEMFLANYADVLTDAPLPEMIDKFARRDAGASMMVVPPQSSFHCVDLGDDGLVGGITAVSDMPLWENGGYFVLRQEVFDHIPEGGDLVADGCAQLAKRGRLVAHQHRGFWKPTDTVKERAALDDAYARGERPWAVWERDGVAAGLQGATGSRDGSGARA, encoded by the coding sequence ATGAAGGTCGTACTGTTCTGCGGCGGCTATGGCCTGCGGATGCGCAGCGGAGCCTCCGACGACGTGCCCAAGCCGATGGCGATGGTCGGCCCTCGGCCGCTGATCTGGCATGTCATGCGCTACTACGCGTACTTCGGGCACACGGAGTTCATCCTGTGTCTCGGGTACGGGGCTCACCACATCAAGGACTTCTTCCTCAACTACGAGGAGACGACGTCCAACGACTTCGTGCTGCGGGGCGGGCGGACCGAGCTGCTGTCCACCGACATCGCCTCCTGGACGATCACGTTCGCGCAGACCGGCATCGAGTCGCCGATCGGGGAGCGGCTGCGCCGGGTGCGGCACCACCTGGACGGCGACGAGATGTTCCTCGCCAACTACGCCGACGTGCTCACCGATGCCCCGCTGCCGGAGATGATCGACAAGTTCGCCCGGCGCGACGCCGGTGCGTCGATGATGGTGGTGCCGCCGCAGTCCTCGTTCCACTGCGTGGATCTGGGCGACGACGGCCTGGTGGGGGGTATCACCGCGGTGAGCGACATGCCGCTGTGGGAGAACGGCGGCTACTTCGTGCTCCGCCAGGAGGTCTTCGACCACATCCCGGAGGGCGGGGACCTGGTCGCCGACGGCTGCGCCCAACTGGCCAAGCGGGGCCGGCTGGTGGCGCACCAGCACCGCGGCTTCTGGAAGCCGACCGACACGGTGAAGGAGCGGGCCGCGCTCGACGACGCCTACGCCCGGGGCGAGCGCCCGTGGGCCGTGTGGGAACGGGACGGCGTGGCGGCTGGTCTCCAGGGTGCGACCGGCAGCCGGGACGGCTCCGGAGCGAGGGCGTGA
- a CDS encoding PIG-L deacetylase family protein, whose amino-acid sequence MIRLGAGPLDRIVAVGAHCDDIAIGAGGTLLTLCLARPGVRVDALVLSGGGSEREQEEQAALAAFCPGADLRLTVLKLPDGRMPAHWGEAKDAVEELRGQTEPDLVLAPRTDDAHQDHRGLAKLVRTAFRDHLVLGYEIVKWDGDLGRPAAYQPLSPETAEHKVRLLQEHYPSQRHRPWYDREAFLGLARIRGIECHARYAEAFAVTKLTLDLGE is encoded by the coding sequence GTGATCCGGCTCGGGGCCGGGCCCCTGGACCGGATCGTCGCGGTGGGCGCGCACTGCGACGACATCGCCATCGGCGCCGGCGGCACGCTGCTGACGCTGTGCCTGGCGCGGCCGGGTGTCCGCGTCGACGCGCTGGTGCTCTCCGGTGGTGGCAGCGAGCGGGAGCAGGAGGAACAGGCCGCGCTCGCCGCCTTCTGTCCGGGCGCCGATCTGCGGCTGACCGTGCTCAAGCTGCCGGACGGCCGGATGCCCGCGCACTGGGGCGAGGCCAAGGACGCGGTCGAGGAACTGCGCGGGCAGACCGAGCCGGATCTCGTGCTGGCCCCGCGCACCGACGACGCGCACCAGGATCACCGCGGCCTGGCGAAGCTGGTGCGCACCGCGTTCCGCGACCACCTCGTGCTCGGCTACGAGATCGTCAAGTGGGACGGCGATCTCGGCCGTCCGGCGGCGTACCAGCCGCTGTCACCGGAGACCGCCGAACACAAGGTGCGGCTGCTGCAGGAGCACTATCCCTCGCAGCGGCACCGGCCCTGGTACGACCGGGAGGCCTTCCTCGGGCTGGCCCGGATCCGTGGCATCGAATGCCACGCGCGTTACGCCGAGGCGTTCGCCGTCACCAAACTCACTCTCGACCTGGGGGAATGA
- a CDS encoding NAD-dependent epimerase/dehydratase family protein, with protein sequence MRVLLTGHQGYLGTVMAPVLADAGHEVVGLDAGLFADCVLGPPPADPPGHQVDLRDVTAEHVAGVDAVIHLAALSNDPLGSLAPDLTYDINHHASVRLARLARDAGVRRFLYASTCSVYGAAGGDDLVAEDAPLRPVTPYAESKVRVEDDLHALADGDFSPVFMRNATAFGHSPRLRADIVLNNLVGHALLSGEVLVLSDGTPWRPLVHAADIARAFAAALTAPREAVHDRAFNIGSETNNVTVAEIAEQVAEAVSGAKVRITGENGADPRSYRVDFSRFRAAIPGFDCEWTVKQGALELADAYREHGLTRENFEQRFTRLAVLRAASDAGAVDDTLRWRR encoded by the coding sequence GTGCGCGTACTGCTGACCGGACACCAGGGCTACCTGGGCACGGTGATGGCCCCCGTCCTCGCGGACGCCGGGCACGAGGTCGTCGGGCTGGACGCCGGCCTGTTCGCCGACTGCGTCCTCGGCCCGCCGCCCGCGGACCCGCCCGGACATCAAGTGGACCTGCGCGACGTCACGGCCGAACACGTGGCCGGGGTGGACGCCGTGATCCACCTGGCCGCCCTGTCCAACGACCCGCTGGGTTCGCTGGCGCCGGACCTCACCTACGACATCAACCACCACGCGTCCGTGCGGCTGGCCCGGCTGGCCCGCGACGCCGGAGTGCGGCGCTTCCTGTACGCGTCGACGTGCTCGGTCTACGGCGCCGCCGGCGGTGACGACCTGGTGGCCGAGGACGCCCCGCTGCGGCCGGTGACGCCGTACGCGGAGTCCAAGGTGCGGGTGGAGGACGACCTGCACGCGCTGGCCGACGGCGACTTCAGCCCGGTGTTCATGCGCAACGCCACCGCCTTCGGCCACTCCCCCCGGCTGCGCGCCGACATCGTACTGAACAACCTGGTGGGACACGCCCTTCTGTCCGGCGAAGTCCTGGTGCTCTCCGACGGCACCCCCTGGCGCCCGCTGGTGCACGCCGCCGACATCGCACGGGCCTTCGCGGCCGCGCTGACCGCGCCGCGGGAAGCGGTGCACGACCGGGCGTTCAACATCGGCAGCGAGACCAACAACGTCACGGTCGCCGAGATCGCCGAGCAGGTCGCCGAGGCGGTGTCCGGCGCGAAGGTGAGGATCACCGGGGAGAACGGCGCCGATCCGCGGTCCTACCGGGTGGACTTCTCCCGGTTCCGCGCCGCGATCCCCGGCTTCGACTGCGAGTGGACGGTCAAGCAGGGCGCGCTCGAACTCGCCGACGCCTACCGCGAACACGGGCTGACCCGGGAGAACTTCGAGCAGCGCTTCACCCGGCTCGCCGTGCTGCGCGCGGCGTCCGACGCCGGCGCCGTCGACGACACCCTGCGGTGGCGCCGATGA
- a CDS encoding DUF4910 domain-containing protein, which produces MAPMTAVGEEMHALVERLYPLCRSITGDGVRATLDIVGEYLPLRVHEVPTGTQVLDWTVPQEWNIRDAYVADSAGNRVVDFAASSLHVLGYSVPVSATMPLSELRAHLHTLPDHPSWVPYRTSYYKPEWGFCLAQETLDALPDGEYEVLIDSTLADGHLTYAEHVVSGQVADEVIVSCHVCHPSLANDNLAGIVVATFLARALAERTPYYTYRFIFAPGTIGAITWLARNAERIEQVKHGLVLACAGDPGRLTYKQSRRGDAEIDRVMRHVLAASERPHHVTEFTPYGYDERQFCSPGFDLGVGSLSRTPYAGYPEYHTSADNPAFVSPEAMADTLALCREAFTVLDGNRRYVNLSPYGEPQLGQRGLYDSLGGRSDAKQAQMAMLWVLSLSDGEHGLLDVAERSGLPFDTVAAAADALHGAGLIKV; this is translated from the coding sequence GTGGCGCCGATGACCGCGGTCGGCGAGGAGATGCACGCGCTGGTGGAGCGGTTGTACCCGCTGTGCCGGAGCATCACCGGCGACGGTGTGCGCGCCACCCTGGACATCGTCGGCGAGTACCTCCCGCTGCGGGTGCACGAGGTGCCGACCGGAACCCAGGTGCTCGACTGGACGGTGCCGCAGGAGTGGAACATCCGGGACGCGTACGTCGCCGACAGCGCCGGCAACCGGGTCGTCGACTTCGCCGCGTCCAGCCTGCACGTGCTCGGCTACAGCGTGCCGGTGTCGGCGACGATGCCGCTGTCCGAGCTGCGTGCGCATCTGCACACCCTGCCGGACCACCCGTCCTGGGTGCCGTACCGCACCAGCTACTACAAGCCGGAATGGGGGTTCTGCCTTGCTCAGGAGACCTTGGACGCGCTGCCGGACGGCGAGTACGAGGTGCTCATCGACTCCACCCTCGCCGACGGGCACCTCACCTACGCCGAGCACGTGGTCTCCGGGCAGGTCGCCGACGAGGTGATCGTCTCCTGCCACGTCTGCCACCCGTCCCTGGCCAACGACAACCTGGCCGGCATCGTGGTGGCGACGTTCCTGGCCCGGGCGCTGGCGGAGCGGACGCCGTACTACACCTACCGGTTCATCTTCGCGCCCGGCACCATCGGGGCGATCACCTGGCTGGCCCGCAACGCGGAGCGGATCGAACAGGTCAAGCACGGGCTGGTGCTGGCCTGCGCCGGTGACCCGGGCCGGCTGACGTACAAGCAGAGCAGGCGCGGCGACGCGGAGATCGACCGGGTGATGCGGCACGTGCTGGCCGCCTCCGAACGCCCGCACCACGTCACCGAGTTCACCCCGTACGGCTACGACGAGCGGCAGTTCTGCTCGCCCGGGTTCGATCTCGGCGTGGGCTCGCTCAGCCGGACCCCCTACGCCGGCTACCCCGAGTACCACACCTCGGCGGACAACCCGGCCTTCGTCTCCCCGGAGGCGATGGCGGACACGCTCGCCCTGTGCCGCGAGGCGTTCACCGTGCTGGACGGCAACCGGCGGTACGTCAACCTCAGCCCGTACGGCGAGCCACAGCTGGGCCAGCGCGGGCTGTACGACTCGCTCGGCGGCCGCAGCGACGCGAAGCAGGCCCAGATGGCCATGCTCTGGGTGCTCAGCCTCTCCGACGGCGAGCACGGACTGCTGGACGTCGCCGAGCGGTCCGGGCTGCCCTTCGACACCGTCGCCGCCGCGGCCGACGCCCTGCACGGCGCCGGACTGATCAAGGTATGA
- a CDS encoding MATE family efflux transporter, producing the protein MTTEEEKTTKAPAGSARRAFVGRLSWGLADQAASSISNFAVGIYVARSLGVTAFGVFGLAWVTYGVVLNVSRGLATDPLVVRFSGVSDASWRGAVARSSGTALGVGAVIGAACLVAGLALGGRVGPAFACLGVMLPGLLLQDAWRYSFFAAGTGRKAFFNDLVWGVALVPAMVVAARVGSVAAFVLAWGASATVAAGYGYLQSGVRPRMTEARAWLREQRDLGYRYLVENVSLSGASQLRAYGLGAIVGVGAVGAVRGAELLLGPFLAVLMGLSLVTVAEAARVLRQAPRRLGKFCLLLGGGQAVAALLWGGALLLVPDRLGEFVLGDVWQSASQLIVPVTLGVAGAGLGTGAAAGLRALAAARRSLRCQLFASACYVVGGLGGAAAAGTVGSAWGVASATLAGSAAWWLQLRSALRERRKDSIPEVRTS; encoded by the coding sequence ATGACCACCGAGGAGGAGAAGACGACGAAGGCACCGGCCGGATCCGCCCGGCGGGCCTTCGTCGGCCGGCTGTCCTGGGGACTGGCCGACCAGGCGGCCTCCAGCATCAGCAACTTCGCGGTGGGCATCTACGTGGCGCGCTCGCTGGGGGTGACCGCCTTCGGCGTGTTCGGCCTCGCCTGGGTGACGTACGGCGTGGTGCTCAACGTCTCCCGCGGCCTGGCCACCGATCCGCTCGTGGTGCGCTTCAGCGGTGTGTCGGACGCTTCCTGGCGCGGGGCGGTGGCCCGGTCGTCGGGTACCGCGCTCGGCGTCGGCGCCGTCATCGGCGCGGCGTGTCTGGTGGCCGGCCTCGCTCTCGGCGGCCGCGTGGGGCCCGCGTTCGCCTGCCTCGGCGTCATGCTGCCGGGACTGCTGCTGCAGGACGCCTGGCGGTACTCGTTCTTCGCCGCCGGCACCGGTCGGAAGGCGTTCTTCAACGACCTCGTGTGGGGCGTCGCGCTCGTCCCGGCCATGGTCGTGGCGGCCCGCGTGGGCAGCGTGGCCGCTTTCGTGCTCGCCTGGGGCGCATCCGCCACGGTGGCCGCGGGGTACGGCTACCTCCAGTCCGGCGTCCGGCCCCGGATGACCGAGGCGCGCGCGTGGCTTCGCGAGCAACGCGACCTCGGCTACCGGTACCTGGTCGAGAACGTCAGCCTCAGCGGCGCGAGCCAGCTGCGGGCGTACGGGCTCGGCGCGATCGTCGGGGTCGGCGCGGTGGGTGCGGTCCGGGGCGCCGAACTCCTGCTCGGCCCGTTCCTCGCCGTGCTGATGGGTCTCTCGCTGGTCACCGTCGCGGAGGCGGCACGGGTGCTGCGGCAGGCCCCGCGGCGGCTGGGGAAGTTCTGCCTCCTGCTGGGCGGCGGGCAGGCCGTCGCCGCGCTGCTGTGGGGCGGGGCACTTCTCCTGGTTCCGGACCGGCTCGGGGAGTTCGTGCTCGGCGACGTATGGCAATCCGCCTCACAGCTCATCGTGCCGGTCACCCTCGGCGTCGCGGGCGCCGGCCTCGGCACCGGCGCGGCGGCCGGGCTGCGGGCCCTCGCCGCAGCCCGGCGCAGCCTGCGCTGCCAGCTGTTCGCCTCCGCCTGCTATGTCGTCGGCGGGCTCGGCGGGGCCGCCGCGGCCGGCACGGTCGGCTCGGCCTGGGGTGTCGCCTCCGCGACCCTCGCCGGCTCGGCCGCGTGGTGGCTGCAGCTGCGCTCCGCCCTGCGCGAGCGCCGGAAGGACTCCATTCCCGAAGTGAGGACGTCATGA
- a CDS encoding glycosyltransferase family 2 protein, whose protein sequence is MTAHPRLSIGLPVYNGEEYLAESLDALLGQTYEDFELVISDNASTDGTQDICRRYAEKDSRIRYLRLSRNIGAAPNHNHVFTECRGELFKWASHDDLYARDLLLRCVQALDERPEVILAHSGQAVIDGDGKVKVPYEYGLATDSPHAPERFRSLLFEPGGDDFYGVMRADVLRRVKPHDSYHHADRTFVAEITLHGPFHQVPELLYFRRDHPTRAERANPSKRSRCANLDPRRAGPLHPTPRLLAEYVWGFVSAIRRAPLSPADRRACYRHLASWMTSRVRPGAGERVEDRAPVDPARLTVSVDALVAGREGRQA, encoded by the coding sequence ATGACCGCCCATCCCCGGCTGAGCATCGGCCTGCCCGTGTACAACGGCGAGGAGTACCTGGCCGAATCGCTCGACGCACTCCTCGGCCAGACCTACGAGGACTTCGAGCTGGTCATCTCCGACAACGCCTCGACCGACGGCACCCAGGACATCTGCCGCCGGTACGCCGAGAAGGACTCGCGCATCCGGTACCTCCGGCTGTCCCGCAACATCGGCGCCGCACCGAACCACAACCACGTGTTCACCGAGTGCCGCGGCGAGCTGTTCAAGTGGGCCTCGCACGACGACCTGTACGCCCGGGACCTGCTGCTGCGCTGCGTCCAGGCGCTGGACGAACGCCCGGAGGTGATCCTCGCGCACAGCGGCCAGGCGGTCATCGACGGCGACGGCAAGGTGAAGGTCCCCTACGAGTACGGGCTCGCCACCGACTCACCGCACGCGCCGGAGCGCTTCCGCAGCCTGCTGTTCGAGCCCGGCGGCGACGACTTCTACGGGGTGATGCGGGCCGACGTGCTGCGCCGGGTGAAGCCGCACGACAGCTACCACCACGCGGACCGCACGTTCGTCGCCGAGATCACCCTGCACGGCCCCTTCCACCAGGTGCCGGAGCTGTTGTACTTCCGCCGCGACCACCCCACGCGCGCCGAGCGGGCGAACCCGTCCAAGCGCTCCCGCTGCGCCAACCTGGACCCGCGCCGGGCAGGCCCCCTGCACCCGACGCCCCGGCTGCTCGCCGAGTACGTCTGGGGCTTCGTCTCGGCGATCCGGCGGGCGCCGTTGTCCCCCGCCGACCGCCGCGCGTGCTACCGCCACCTGGCCTCGTGGATGACCAGCCGGGTCCGGCCGGGCGCCGGCGAGCGGGTCGAGGACCGTGCCCCGGTCGACCCGGCCCGGCTCACCGTCTCCGTCGACGCCCTCGTCGCCGGCCGTGAGGGCAGGCAGGCATGA
- a CDS encoding polysaccharide pyruvyl transferase family protein has product MRSVNGAPVRVGVFGLLGSGNLGNDGSLEAVLGYLRAEHPEAVVDALCGGPEVVAARYGILATRLHWYRGEYRTASRAGAIAGKGLGKLVDAFRTAAWVRRHDVVIVPGMGVLEATLPLRPWGFPYALFLLCATGRLFGARVALVGVGAAAIGNLPTRTLVRWSARLAAYRSYRDPLSLDAMRAMGVDTARDEVYPDLAFALPMPPANTPSDPPGLVCVGVMDFHGGDDDRARAEEIHRRYLDGTTRFVRALVEDGRPVRLLTGDECDAPVAATILDAVDSPLVTTAEATSLADLMKETAAADTVVATRYHNLVCALKVGTPTLALSYAAKSDALMARMGLAAYCHPAREVDADLLYEQFRALEKRSAELRRTLTERNQVAARQIEHQFTALTEALFPATGHDRSAHAHARQESP; this is encoded by the coding sequence ATGAGGTCCGTGAACGGGGCTCCGGTGCGGGTCGGGGTGTTCGGCCTGCTCGGCTCCGGCAACCTCGGCAACGACGGGTCGCTGGAGGCCGTGCTCGGGTACCTCCGCGCCGAGCACCCGGAGGCGGTCGTGGACGCGCTGTGCGGCGGACCCGAGGTCGTCGCGGCCCGGTACGGGATCCTCGCGACGCGGCTGCACTGGTACCGCGGCGAGTACCGGACCGCGTCGCGCGCGGGCGCGATCGCGGGGAAGGGGCTGGGCAAACTCGTCGACGCCTTCCGCACCGCCGCCTGGGTACGCCGGCACGACGTGGTGATCGTGCCGGGCATGGGCGTCCTGGAGGCCACGCTGCCGCTGCGGCCGTGGGGCTTCCCGTACGCGCTGTTCCTGCTCTGCGCGACCGGTCGGTTGTTCGGAGCCCGGGTCGCGCTGGTCGGCGTCGGCGCCGCCGCGATCGGCAACCTGCCGACCCGGACCCTGGTGCGCTGGTCGGCGCGGCTGGCCGCCTACCGGTCGTACCGGGACCCCCTGTCCCTCGACGCGATGCGGGCGATGGGCGTGGACACCGCGCGCGACGAGGTCTACCCGGACCTCGCCTTCGCCCTGCCGATGCCGCCTGCGAACACTCCTTCGGACCCGCCGGGCCTGGTCTGCGTCGGCGTCATGGACTTCCACGGCGGCGACGACGACCGCGCCCGGGCCGAGGAGATCCACCGGCGCTACCTCGACGGGACGACTCGCTTCGTCCGCGCACTGGTCGAGGACGGCAGGCCGGTCCGGCTGCTCACCGGCGACGAGTGCGATGCGCCGGTGGCCGCCACGATCCTCGACGCGGTGGACTCACCGCTGGTCACCACTGCCGAGGCAACCTCGCTGGCCGACCTGATGAAGGAGACGGCGGCCGCCGACACCGTGGTGGCGACCCGATACCACAACCTGGTCTGCGCGCTGAAGGTCGGCACGCCGACGCTGGCGCTCAGCTATGCGGCGAAGAGCGACGCGCTCATGGCCCGGATGGGGCTGGCCGCGTACTGCCACCCGGCTCGCGAGGTCGACGCCGACCTGCTGTACGAGCAGTTCCGGGCGCTGGAGAAGAGATCGGCGGAGCTACGGCGGACCCTCACCGAGCGGAACCAGGTCGCCGCCCGTCAAATCGAGCACCAGTTCACCGCCTTGACCGAGGCGCTGTTCCCGGCGACCGGCCACGACCGCTCCGCCCACGCCCACGCCCGTCAGGAGAGTCCGTGA
- the rfbC gene encoding dTDP-4-dehydrorhamnose 3,5-epimerase: MKATEVPAIAGAYLFEPTPYADERGSFCRTFDADVVRSVGLDPNAFVQDSLSRSVRGVLRGLHLRSGAGEAKLVRCSYGRIFDVVVDLRTDSPTYRNVASFELSGETQVTLYIPAGCAHGFQALTETADTSYRIDRPHDPAEDVTIAFDDPELGIPWPLAVTSMSKRDREAPSLAEVLQQKES, translated from the coding sequence GTGAAAGCGACCGAAGTCCCGGCGATCGCCGGCGCCTACCTGTTCGAGCCGACGCCGTACGCCGACGAGCGCGGCTCCTTCTGCCGCACCTTCGACGCGGACGTGGTCCGCTCGGTGGGCCTCGACCCGAACGCCTTCGTCCAGGACAGTCTGTCCCGTTCGGTCCGGGGCGTACTGCGCGGCCTGCACCTGCGCTCCGGCGCCGGCGAGGCCAAGCTGGTGCGGTGCTCGTACGGGAGGATCTTCGACGTCGTGGTGGACCTGCGGACGGACTCGCCGACCTACCGCAACGTGGCCTCCTTCGAGCTGTCCGGCGAGACGCAGGTGACCCTGTACATCCCGGCGGGGTGCGCGCACGGCTTCCAGGCGCTGACCGAGACCGCCGACACCTCGTACCGGATCGACCGCCCGCACGATCCGGCCGAGGACGTGACGATCGCCTTCGACGACCCGGAACTCGGCATTCCCTGGCCGCTGGCGGTCACATCGATGTCGAAGCGGGATCGGGAGGCGCCGAGCCTCGCCGAGGTCCTGCAGCAGAAAGAGAGTTGA